In Streptomyces sp. DG2A-72, one genomic interval encodes:
- a CDS encoding MFS transporter, with the protein MSAGVATAKDQASAERDHRNRWYVLAVIATAQLMVMLDGTIVQIALPSVQQSLHMSDTDRQWMVTAYALAFGGLLLIGGRLADRFGRGRTFLVGLVGFAVVSAIGGAAPNTETLIAARTLQGVFAAVLSPATVSLLTTTFTDTKERAKAFGLFSGVVGSGAALGLIVGGVLTEYAGWRWCLYVNVPIAVAVVALGIATLPRDRGHRDITLDTTGAVLGCLGPVALVYGLSEAPERGWDSPLVAGLLVASVALIGAFLFSQARIRQPLLPLRVVAERTRAGSFLGAALLNFGMMGISLFATYHLQSVMHYKPLKAGFAFLPMVGAVMVTATQVVARVMGRIPTRWLVGPGLALTAAGVWMFTTLSEDSSYLFGVLPAWLLLGIGMGLSYSPTTHASLAGVAERDSGAVSAFQTTARQIGGAVGLALSNTLAADAAASYYADHKGQGAQGELLIKSIVHGSAAAAWWVSGILLVGTVICTIMINADPRKAQQATADTEAGGAPDTDAITICGRVVRAEDVPVSEAALTLVTHDGREVARTSADGDGAYALRAPGHGPYILIARSDTHRSTATPLALTAGASAIEHTVTFQDEGVVTGIAQDEADGIPLKSASVILTDVNGRLIRSLSTDEDGSFLIDKLAYSPYVLVVHHDGYQPAAIDIQIGEARQITVTADLTAYTRLGSLSGVVSDSERTPVNDVRLTLTDGSGTGLTATTNEDGSFRFADLPVGSYFMIAAGHPPTVSRLTISEAANQHDIHLDRRKGAPSHHS; encoded by the coding sequence ATGAGCGCAGGCGTTGCGACGGCGAAGGACCAGGCGTCCGCCGAGCGCGACCACCGCAACCGCTGGTACGTGCTCGCGGTCATCGCCACCGCTCAGTTGATGGTGATGCTCGACGGCACCATCGTCCAGATCGCGCTGCCCTCCGTCCAGCAGTCGCTCCATATGTCCGACACCGACCGGCAGTGGATGGTCACCGCGTACGCGCTGGCCTTCGGGGGCCTGCTCCTGATCGGTGGCCGGCTCGCCGACCGTTTCGGCCGCGGCCGGACTTTTCTCGTGGGCCTGGTCGGCTTCGCCGTGGTCTCCGCGATCGGCGGTGCCGCACCCAACACCGAAACGCTCATCGCCGCCCGCACACTGCAAGGTGTCTTCGCCGCCGTCCTCTCGCCGGCCACAGTGTCCTTGCTGACCACCACCTTCACCGACACCAAGGAACGGGCCAAGGCATTCGGCCTCTTCAGCGGCGTCGTCGGCAGCGGAGCCGCCCTCGGGCTGATCGTCGGTGGTGTGCTCACCGAATACGCGGGCTGGCGCTGGTGTCTCTATGTGAACGTGCCGATCGCCGTCGCCGTGGTCGCCCTGGGCATCGCCACTCTGCCGCGCGACCGGGGCCACCGTGACATCACCCTCGACACGACCGGTGCGGTCCTCGGCTGTCTGGGACCCGTCGCCCTCGTCTACGGGCTGTCCGAGGCACCGGAACGCGGCTGGGACTCCCCCTTGGTGGCCGGACTGCTGGTCGCGTCCGTCGCGCTGATCGGCGCCTTCCTGTTCTCCCAGGCCCGCATCCGGCAGCCGCTGCTGCCGCTGCGCGTGGTAGCCGAACGTACCCGTGCCGGGTCCTTCCTCGGGGCCGCGCTGCTCAACTTCGGCATGATGGGCATCTCGCTGTTCGCCACGTACCACCTGCAGAGCGTCATGCACTACAAGCCGCTCAAGGCGGGATTCGCGTTCCTGCCGATGGTCGGAGCCGTCATGGTGACCGCGACCCAGGTGGTCGCCCGTGTCATGGGACGCATCCCGACGCGCTGGCTGGTCGGACCCGGCCTCGCCCTCACCGCAGCGGGAGTGTGGATGTTCACCACGCTCTCCGAGGACAGCTCCTATCTCTTCGGGGTGCTCCCCGCCTGGCTCCTGCTGGGCATCGGCATGGGCCTGAGCTACTCCCCCACCACACACGCCTCCCTGGCAGGGGTGGCGGAACGCGACTCAGGCGCTGTGTCCGCCTTCCAGACGACGGCCCGGCAGATCGGCGGCGCCGTCGGCCTCGCACTGAGCAACACCCTCGCGGCCGACGCGGCAGCCTCCTACTACGCCGACCACAAGGGCCAGGGTGCGCAGGGTGAGCTCCTGATCAAGTCCATCGTGCACGGCAGCGCGGCCGCCGCATGGTGGGTCAGCGGCATACTGCTCGTCGGCACGGTCATCTGCACGATCATGATCAACGCCGATCCGCGCAAGGCACAGCAGGCCACTGCGGACACCGAAGCCGGCGGTGCACCGGACACCGACGCCATCACGATCTGCGGCCGTGTCGTCCGGGCCGAGGACGTGCCGGTCTCCGAAGCAGCGCTCACCCTGGTCACCCACGATGGCCGCGAGGTCGCGCGCACGTCGGCTGACGGCGACGGCGCCTATGCGCTGCGGGCGCCCGGACACGGACCGTACATTCTCATCGCCCGCTCGGACACCCACCGTTCGACCGCCACCCCGCTCGCCCTCACCGCAGGCGCCTCGGCAATCGAGCACACGGTCACCTTCCAGGACGAGGGTGTCGTCACCGGCATCGCGCAGGACGAGGCGGATGGGATACCCCTCAAGAGCGCGTCCGTCATACTGACCGACGTGAACGGCCGCCTCATCCGTTCCCTGTCCACGGACGAAGACGGTTCGTTCCTCATCGACAAGCTCGCGTACAGCCCGTACGTCCTCGTCGTCCACCACGACGGCTACCAGCCTGCGGCCATCGACATCCAGATCGGCGAGGCGCGGCAGATCACCGTGACCGCGGACCTCACCGCGTACACCCGTCTCGGCAGTCTGAGCGGGGTGGTCAGCGACAGTGAGCGCACGCCCGTGAACGACGTGCGACTCACTCTCACGGACGGCTCCGGCACAGGGCTGACCGCCACTACCAATGAGGACGGCAGCTTCCGGTTCGCGGACCTACCGGTCGGCAGCTACTTCATGATCGCGGCGGGCCACCCGCCGACGGTGAGCCGACTCACCATCTCCGAGGCAGCCAACCAGCACGACATCCATCTGGACCGCCGCAAAGGCGCTCCCTCTCACCACTCCTGA
- a CDS encoding MarR family winged helix-turn-helix transcriptional regulator, producing the protein MTQDPEVTASELVAALTETLSPLLRHAGTVFASNQVPFSQASLLTDLYEQGAPQRMSTLAQTFDVAPRTVTTLVDGLERRGLVQRAADPDDRRAVLVSVTDKGNALMQEIEWGRQALADELVNGLTRDERVEFARLLNKLRQAPKSEKGPQA; encoded by the coding sequence GTGACGCAAGATCCCGAGGTCACGGCTTCTGAGCTCGTCGCAGCTCTGACGGAGACGCTGTCTCCGCTTCTGCGCCACGCCGGGACCGTGTTCGCCAGCAATCAGGTCCCCTTCTCCCAGGCCAGTCTGCTGACCGACCTTTACGAACAGGGCGCTCCCCAGCGCATGAGCACGCTGGCCCAGACGTTCGATGTGGCCCCGCGCACCGTCACCACTCTCGTCGACGGGCTCGAGCGCCGTGGGCTCGTCCAGCGGGCCGCGGATCCGGACGACCGTCGCGCTGTCCTGGTCAGCGTCACCGACAAGGGCAACGCGCTGATGCAGGAGATCGAGTGGGGCAGGCAGGCCCTCGCCGACGAGCTCGTCAACGGTCTCACCCGCGATGAACGTGTGGAGTTCGCTCGCCTGCTCAACAAGCTCCGCCAGGCGCCCAAGAGCGAGAAGGGGCCCCAGGCATGA
- a CDS encoding LuxR family transcriptional regulator: MDSLIERKGDIFALRGLISDGETGNGGIAVVSGVAGSGKTALLQEAADWVVERGLVVVTVACSPLERDVPLAAVRQLFGALPLGPEPARRLTALLAEGVQVGVDEVTTAITPAHARVAEGLWGLLASFAERIPVVVLVDDVRNSDALSLAYLLYFIRRVRSACVTMVLADTEDPQPRFPLFRAEIMRLPALRHIRTGPLSPVGTGELLAERLGAEKAALLGAEFHDVSGGSPLLLHALLRDLADSGSTVREQREPVVGEHFSQAVVTCLRRSGPKTLEAARWAALLGDSTCKELLAECLDTSPESAHRLLRILGTVGVTHGGRFRHPAARVTVMDGIPEENRAGMQLRVARLLYDMGAPATQVASRLLGQVGQVELGTEQAAWTVSVLREAADRALTDNRVEEAIAWLRQAHRLCTDKAERGAILFHLARVQWRHSPTAALRCLDQVTKPFVQERFGTPYTLLLVRYLLRSGRHQEAQEILHRLHRESDSLPNEVCAELRLLEMWLAVSFPAVAEHFPYDHGLVVRRSGPVTGRDELQWQAARLLVGVLGGGADSGFISEVEQALRLYQVTEATLEPLVMGLSALIFADRLDSAGSWCASLMDEVETVDAPAWRASLAALRAEIAVRQGDLKGAVRLAGQALDDIDAEGWGVEIGGLLSTLVLAHVAMGRTEEADALLQLPAADPMHESRYGLQYRYARAQHHLAADRPHAALRDFLDCGTLMRRWNLDAPGLALWRAGAAEALLRMGDHARAKSLMDEQWALLAGNRTSRSAGMALRVCAAVSRPERRPALLRQSAEILQDCGDRYELARTMADLAHAHEALGESARARHASRKALRLAQACGAAGIVARLHPAQTAEPTAQTDRQPESEASPAPQSEGINELSRAESKVAALASMGYSNREIGDRLHVTISTVEQHLTRVYRKLNVNSREDLPTASLQPLVSY, encoded by the coding sequence TTGGATTCGCTCATTGAGAGGAAGGGCGACATATTCGCCCTGCGTGGGCTGATCTCGGACGGGGAAACCGGGAACGGCGGAATTGCCGTCGTCAGCGGTGTGGCGGGCAGCGGGAAAACCGCCCTGCTGCAGGAAGCGGCCGACTGGGTGGTCGAACGGGGTTTGGTCGTCGTCACCGTCGCCTGTTCCCCGCTGGAGAGGGATGTGCCGCTGGCTGCGGTGCGTCAGCTCTTCGGCGCCCTCCCGCTCGGACCCGAACCGGCCAGGCGGCTCACCGCCCTGCTGGCAGAAGGCGTGCAGGTGGGCGTGGACGAGGTCACCACGGCCATCACGCCGGCGCACGCCAGGGTCGCCGAGGGGTTGTGGGGCCTCCTGGCCTCCTTCGCTGAACGCATCCCCGTCGTCGTTCTCGTCGATGATGTGCGGAATTCTGATGCACTTTCCCTGGCGTACCTGCTTTATTTCATTCGCCGGGTGCGCTCGGCATGCGTGACCATGGTGCTCGCGGACACGGAAGATCCACAGCCACGCTTCCCCCTCTTCCGGGCGGAAATCATGCGTCTCCCGGCGCTGCGTCATATTCGCACAGGGCCGCTCAGCCCGGTGGGTACCGGGGAATTGCTGGCGGAACGTCTGGGGGCGGAGAAGGCCGCCCTGCTCGGCGCGGAATTTCATGACGTCAGCGGTGGAAGCCCATTGCTGCTGCACGCTTTGCTGCGCGATCTGGCTGATTCCGGATCAACGGTCCGGGAGCAGCGGGAACCGGTGGTCGGGGAACACTTCTCGCAGGCCGTGGTCACCTGCCTGCGCCGGTCGGGACCGAAGACGCTGGAAGCCGCGCGGTGGGCGGCACTCCTCGGCGACAGCACCTGCAAGGAACTCCTGGCCGAGTGTCTCGATACCAGCCCGGAGTCTGCCCACCGGCTCCTGCGGATCCTCGGCACCGTCGGTGTGACCCACGGAGGACGCTTCCGCCACCCTGCGGCCAGAGTCACGGTCATGGACGGCATCCCGGAGGAGAACCGAGCGGGGATGCAGCTTCGCGTCGCCCGCCTGCTCTACGACATGGGGGCGCCCGCCACCCAGGTCGCCAGTCGCCTTCTCGGCCAGGTGGGGCAGGTCGAGTTGGGCACCGAGCAGGCGGCGTGGACGGTCTCGGTGCTCCGGGAGGCAGCGGACCGGGCTCTCACGGACAATCGGGTCGAGGAAGCCATCGCCTGGCTGAGGCAGGCCCACCGGCTCTGCACCGACAAGGCGGAGCGGGGCGCCATCCTCTTCCACCTCGCCCGCGTCCAGTGGCGGCACAGCCCGACGGCGGCCCTGCGCTGCCTCGACCAGGTGACCAAGCCGTTCGTGCAGGAGCGGTTCGGAACCCCGTACACCCTGCTTCTCGTCCGCTATCTGCTGCGCAGCGGTCGGCACCAGGAGGCGCAGGAGATCCTGCACCGGCTGCACCGCGAGTCCGACTCGCTCCCCAACGAGGTGTGCGCGGAACTACGGCTGCTGGAGATGTGGCTGGCGGTCTCCTTCCCCGCGGTGGCCGAGCACTTCCCGTACGACCACGGTCTGGTCGTACGGCGCAGCGGTCCGGTCACCGGTCGGGACGAACTGCAGTGGCAGGCCGCCAGGCTGCTGGTCGGGGTGCTGGGCGGTGGTGCGGACAGCGGATTCATCAGCGAGGTCGAACAGGCCCTGCGTCTCTACCAAGTGACCGAGGCCACCCTCGAACCGCTGGTGATGGGGCTGTCCGCGCTGATCTTCGCGGACCGCCTCGACAGCGCCGGTTCATGGTGCGCCTCGTTGATGGACGAGGTCGAGACCGTCGACGCCCCCGCCTGGCGCGCCTCCCTGGCGGCACTGCGCGCAGAGATCGCCGTGCGCCAGGGCGACCTGAAGGGCGCCGTCCGGCTCGCCGGGCAAGCACTCGATGACATCGATGCCGAAGGATGGGGCGTGGAGATCGGCGGCCTCCTCTCCACTCTCGTGCTCGCCCACGTGGCGATGGGGCGGACCGAGGAAGCCGACGCCCTGCTCCAACTCCCCGCGGCCGACCCCATGCACGAGAGCCGTTACGGCCTGCAGTACCGCTACGCGCGCGCCCAGCACCATCTCGCCGCCGACCGCCCCCACGCCGCACTGCGGGACTTCCTCGACTGCGGCACCCTGATGCGGCGGTGGAACCTCGACGCTCCCGGCCTCGCCCTGTGGCGAGCGGGAGCAGCCGAGGCCCTGCTGCGCATGGGCGATCACGCGCGGGCCAAGTCCCTGATGGACGAGCAGTGGGCACTGCTGGCCGGCAACCGCACCAGCCGTAGTGCCGGAATGGCCCTGCGGGTGTGCGCAGCGGTCTCCCGGCCGGAGCGGCGGCCGGCGCTCCTGAGACAGTCCGCGGAGATTCTCCAGGACTGCGGGGACCGCTACGAACTGGCCAGAACGATGGCGGACCTCGCCCACGCCCACGAGGCCCTCGGCGAGAGCGCGCGAGCACGGCACGCCTCGCGCAAGGCACTGCGGCTCGCGCAGGCGTGCGGTGCCGCGGGAATCGTCGCCCGATTGCACCCCGCACAGACCGCGGAGCCGACGGCCCAGACGGACCGGCAGCCGGAGTCCGAGGCGAGTCCCGCCCCGCAGAGCGAGGGCATCAACGAACTGAGCAGGGCTGAGAGCAAGGTGGCCGCCCTGGCATCGATGGGGTACTCGAACCGGGAAATAGGCGACCGCCTGCACGTCACCATCAGCACGGTGGAGCAACATCTCACCCGGGTCTACCGGAAGCTGAACGTCAACAGTCGCGAGGACCTGCCGACGGCCAGCCTCCAACCGCTGGTCTCCTACTGA
- a CDS encoding macrolide family glycosyltransferase produces the protein MTEQRPARHYLFFAAPAHGHVRPTLPVAAELVRRGHRVSYATTEPFAAEVGATGAGTVLYDPAVPDFAGAVPGDSPDWLPLALTAAIAESSALLATLVDRFGDAGPDVVAYDTTMNPAGRLLTRLWQLPAVEFSPVFLPQRTSNPGFSLAAMLQGSPQDGSAERPAVRRFREDLTALLAGYGAADVSPLDFVTGFRGLRMAFFPRDFQPGGDLFDDRHVFVGPCLDPSPPSAAWQPPADGRPVVLVSLGTSYSDRPEFFRTCVKAFADSPWHAVLTVGRTGVDPAELGPLPAQVEVHRWLPHLAVLPHARAFVCQAGMGSVMEALACGTPLVLAAQAQEQRMVARRAVALGLGTEVPGGEDLTAAALLDAVGSVADDPQVHASVAGLRERIREAGGTARAADVLERLGTS, from the coding sequence GTGACCGAACAGCGCCCCGCGCGCCACTACCTCTTCTTCGCCGCCCCCGCCCACGGGCATGTGCGGCCCACGCTCCCCGTCGCCGCCGAGTTGGTGCGGCGCGGCCACCGGGTCTCATACGCCACGACCGAGCCGTTCGCCGCCGAGGTCGGCGCGACGGGTGCCGGGACCGTGCTGTACGACCCGGCCGTGCCCGACTTCGCCGGGGCCGTGCCTGGCGACTCCCCCGACTGGCTCCCGCTCGCGCTGACGGCGGCGATCGCCGAGTCCTCCGCGCTGCTGGCGACGCTCGTGGACCGCTTCGGCGACGCAGGGCCGGACGTGGTGGCGTACGACACGACGATGAATCCGGCCGGCCGCCTGCTGACACGGCTGTGGCAGCTGCCCGCAGTGGAGTTCTCCCCGGTCTTCCTTCCCCAGCGCACCAGCAACCCGGGGTTCTCCCTCGCGGCCATGCTGCAGGGCTCCCCGCAGGACGGGTCGGCCGAGAGGCCGGCGGTGCGCCGGTTCCGCGAGGACCTGACCGCGCTGCTGGCCGGGTACGGAGCGGCGGACGTCTCTCCGCTGGACTTCGTCACCGGCTTCCGGGGTCTGCGCATGGCCTTCTTCCCGCGCGACTTCCAACCGGGCGGCGACCTCTTCGACGACCGGCACGTCTTCGTCGGGCCCTGCCTGGACCCGTCCCCGCCCTCCGCCGCGTGGCAGCCGCCCGCGGACGGCAGGCCCGTCGTGCTGGTCTCGCTCGGCACCTCTTACAGCGATCGCCCGGAGTTCTTCCGCACGTGTGTGAAGGCCTTCGCGGACAGCCCTTGGCACGCGGTCCTGACCGTGGGCCGCACGGGGGTCGATCCAGCCGAACTCGGGCCCCTGCCCGCCCAGGTGGAGGTCCACCGCTGGCTGCCGCATCTCGCCGTGCTGCCGCACGCGCGGGCGTTCGTCTGCCAGGCCGGCATGGGCAGTGTGATGGAGGCCCTGGCCTGCGGAACGCCGCTGGTGCTGGCCGCGCAGGCCCAAGAGCAACGGATGGTGGCGCGCCGGGCGGTCGCGCTGGGCCTGGGCACCGAGGTGCCGGGCGGCGAGGACCTCACGGCCGCGGCCCTGCTGGACGCCGTGGGTTCCGTGGCGGACGACCCGCAGGTGCACGCGAGCGTGGCCGGCCTGCGCGAGCGGATCCGGGAGGCGGGTGGCACCGCGCGGGCCGCGGACGTCCTGGAGCGCCTCGGCACCAGCTGA
- the rfbA gene encoding glucose-1-phosphate thymidylyltransferase RfbA produces the protein MRGIVLAGGSGTRLRPVTRVASKQLLPVYNKPMIYYPLSVLMHAGIREILVISAPGFLGSFSDLLGDGRWLGLEISYAEQPSPDGLADALRIGRDFVGDEEIALILGDNIFYSHQLPAMLQRERQRLDGCTLFGYPVADPERYGIAVTDADGTLVSLEEKPEKARSNLAVTGLYFYDNDAVDLVRELTPSARGELEITDLNALYLKAGRARLVNLGRGSAWFDTGTHDSLLDAATFVQLIEKRQGIRIACIEEVAYRMGFIDADQLFEIGRRTGVSTEYGRYVIDLAGT, from the coding sequence ATGCGTGGAATCGTCCTGGCAGGCGGATCCGGCACGCGGCTGAGGCCCGTCACCCGCGTCGCCTCGAAACAGCTCCTGCCGGTCTACAACAAGCCGATGATCTACTACCCCCTGTCCGTGCTGATGCACGCGGGCATCCGGGAGATCCTGGTCATCAGCGCCCCGGGCTTCCTCGGCTCCTTTTCCGATCTGCTCGGCGACGGCCGATGGCTGGGCCTGGAGATCTCCTACGCCGAGCAGCCGAGCCCCGACGGCCTCGCCGACGCCCTGCGCATCGGCCGGGACTTCGTGGGGGACGAAGAGATCGCCCTCATCCTCGGCGACAACATCTTCTACAGCCACCAGCTGCCCGCGATGCTCCAGCGCGAGCGGCAACGGCTCGACGGCTGCACCCTGTTCGGCTACCCGGTCGCCGACCCCGAGCGGTACGGCATCGCCGTCACGGACGCCGACGGGACGCTCGTCTCCCTGGAGGAGAAGCCGGAGAAGGCCCGGTCGAACCTGGCGGTCACCGGTCTGTACTTCTACGACAACGATGCCGTGGACCTGGTGCGGGAGCTGACCCCCTCGGCCCGCGGCGAGCTGGAGATCACCGACCTCAACGCCCTGTATCTGAAGGCTGGCCGGGCCCGCCTGGTCAACCTGGGCCGCGGCAGTGCCTGGTTCGACACCGGCACGCACGACAGCCTGCTCGACGCGGCGACGTTCGTGCAGCTCATCGAGAAGCGCCAGGGCATACGCATCGCCTGCATCGAGGAAGTGGCGTACCGCATGGGCTTCATCGATGCCGACCAGCTGTTCGAGATCGGTCGGCGGACCGGCGTGAGCACCGAGTACGGCCGGTACGTGATCGACCTGGCCGGCACCTGA
- the rfbB gene encoding dTDP-glucose 4,6-dehydratase yields MRALVTGAAGFIGSAFVRSSLTHSGSVFPDMEITAFDALTYAGNMENLTPVAGHTRFTFVRGDIADGELLAEVLPGHDVVINFAAETHVDRSIEGPSVFVRTNVLGTHTLLEAARRAGVQRFVQISTDEVYGSIATGSWIEESPVSPNSPYAAAKAGADHLALAYARTYGMHVCITRCSNNYGPYQFPEKVIPRFVTLLMEGHRVPLYGDGGNVRDWLHMDDHCAGIRLVLEKGEPGEVYHIGGGTELTNAELARLLLAEFGLGADMVERVPDRLGHDRRYSLDDSKLRALGYRPGVPFTEGLRATIAWYRENTSWWKPLLP; encoded by the coding sequence ATGCGCGCCCTAGTGACCGGGGCAGCCGGTTTCATCGGCTCGGCTTTCGTCCGGAGCTCCCTCACGCATTCCGGGTCCGTGTTCCCGGACATGGAGATAACCGCGTTCGACGCGCTGACCTACGCCGGCAACATGGAGAATCTCACCCCGGTCGCCGGCCATACGCGTTTCACGTTCGTCCGGGGCGACATCGCCGACGGGGAACTCCTCGCTGAGGTGCTGCCGGGCCACGACGTCGTGATCAATTTCGCGGCGGAGACCCATGTGGACCGCTCCATCGAGGGCCCGTCGGTGTTCGTGCGGACGAATGTCCTGGGGACCCACACCCTTCTCGAAGCTGCACGTCGGGCCGGGGTCCAGCGGTTCGTGCAGATCTCCACGGACGAGGTGTACGGGTCGATCGCCACCGGTTCGTGGATCGAGGAGTCCCCGGTTTCCCCGAACTCGCCATACGCGGCGGCCAAGGCCGGCGCCGACCATCTGGCACTGGCCTATGCCCGTACATACGGAATGCATGTCTGCATCACCCGGTGTTCCAACAACTACGGCCCCTATCAATTCCCGGAGAAAGTCATCCCACGCTTTGTGACCCTGCTCATGGAAGGGCACAGAGTGCCGCTGTACGGCGACGGCGGGAATGTCCGTGACTGGCTGCACATGGACGACCACTGCGCTGGAATTCGCCTGGTCCTGGAAAAGGGGGAACCGGGCGAGGTGTATCACATCGGCGGCGGCACCGAACTCACCAATGCGGAGTTGGCGCGGCTGTTGCTGGCCGAATTCGGCCTAGGTGCCGACATGGTCGAGCGGGTCCCCGACCGGCTGGGCCATGACCGGCGCTACTCACTCGACGACTCGAAACTCCGCGCTCTGGGGTACCGGCCCGGCGTCCCGTTCACCGAGGGCCTGCGGGCGACCATCGCCTGGTACCGGGAGAACACCTCCTGGTGGAAGCCGCTGCTGCCCTGA
- a CDS encoding methyltransferase has translation MEVSLMGLAGMGWIAKSLTAAAELGLADRLDGTPMTAEELAKQTGTHPETLEALLRILSALGVFRRDDAGVYRNSALSDQLRDDHPQSMRHYVMLSGGLYADTFTAVTHTLRTGESAFRHLHGTRIYEYLEQHPAEADLYDKAMADLARPVAAALADAYDFGAVRSVLDVGGNSGELLKGLLTAHPHLTGTCLDRPDVCARAAAELEASGRKDLAERLTYQSGDFLQEVPADADLYTVKNVLHNWNHEHSVVILGRIRQAMERTGAGRPADEWPRLLVVEPLVETDLDWMRVLFQMVVCEDGTRGRTDEVQRTQIAEAGLEVLDTLRLSTGHTAHICAAAH, from the coding sequence GTGGAAGTCAGCCTCATGGGCCTGGCGGGAATGGGATGGATAGCGAAGTCGCTGACCGCCGCCGCGGAACTCGGCCTCGCCGACCGCCTCGACGGCACGCCGATGACCGCGGAGGAACTCGCCAAGCAGACCGGCACCCACCCGGAGACGCTCGAGGCGCTGCTGCGGATCCTGTCCGCGCTCGGCGTCTTCCGCCGCGACGACGCCGGCGTGTACCGCAACTCCGCGCTGTCCGACCAGCTCCGCGACGACCACCCGCAGTCGATGCGGCACTACGTGATGCTCTCCGGCGGCCTGTACGCCGACACGTTCACCGCCGTCACCCACACGCTGCGCACCGGCGAGTCCGCCTTCCGCCACCTGCACGGCACCCGCATCTACGAGTACCTCGAGCAGCACCCCGCCGAGGCCGACCTGTACGACAAGGCCATGGCCGACCTGGCCCGGCCCGTCGCCGCGGCCCTCGCCGACGCCTACGACTTCGGCGCCGTCCGCAGCGTGCTCGACGTCGGCGGCAACAGCGGAGAGCTGCTCAAGGGGCTGCTCACCGCTCACCCGCACCTGACCGGCACGTGCCTGGACCGGCCCGACGTCTGTGCCCGCGCCGCCGCTGAACTGGAGGCCTCCGGCCGCAAGGACCTCGCGGAACGGCTCACCTACCAGTCGGGTGACTTCCTCCAGGAGGTGCCCGCCGACGCGGACCTCTACACAGTCAAGAACGTGCTGCACAACTGGAACCACGAGCACAGCGTCGTGATCCTCGGCCGCATCCGGCAGGCCATGGAGCGCACCGGCGCCGGCCGGCCCGCCGACGAGTGGCCCCGGCTGCTGGTCGTCGAGCCACTGGTCGAGACCGATCTCGACTGGATGCGCGTGCTGTTCCAGATGGTCGTCTGCGAGGACGGCACCCGCGGCCGTACCGACGAGGTCCAGCGGACCCAGATCGCCGAGGCCGGCCTGGAGGTGCTCGACACCCTCCGCCTCTCCACGGGCCACACCGCCCACATCTGCGCCGCTGCCCACTGA